Proteins from one Candidatus Nitrospira nitrificans genomic window:
- a CDS encoding nucleotidyltransferase domain-containing protein has translation MAGILTFPPVNDQLLVEVVRRILTIGSPIKIVLFGSHAKGTARADSDLDLLIIEESDLPRYRRSGRYRRVLCGVFPSKDIVVWTPQEVEEWKAVPNAFISTVLAEGRMLYER, from the coding sequence ATGGCGGGCATTCTCACATTTCCACCGGTGAACGACCAACTCCTCGTCGAAGTGGTCCGCCGCATTCTCACGATTGGTTCTCCCATCAAGATCGTGCTGTTCGGTTCCCACGCCAAGGGTACAGCCCGCGCAGACAGTGACTTGGATCTGTTGATCATTGAAGAGTCCGATCTACCGCGTTATCGGCGATCGGGACGGTATCGGCGGGTGCTCTGTGGCGTGTTTCCCTCCAAGGATATTGTGGTTTGGACGCCCCAAGAGGTGGAAGAGTGGAAGGCTGTGCCCAATGCCTTCATCTCTACCGTACTGGCCGAAGGCAGGATGCTCTATGAAAGATAG
- the rmuC gene encoding DNA recombination protein RmuC — protein sequence MDQSLAGMIPLAIGFGAGLLLGGVFAGLWITSRLRPQAQRAEAMVDELRRQVEQERGAIASLRHELSDAQQARVTAETRIEDASRQLADQKLLIDHTRQELVGSFQALSGEALKQNNEAFLKLAAVSFESLQIKAEGDLAQRQHAVDALVRPLQESLQRYDEQLRLLEQSRQSAYGGLDQHLKLLAESQQRLQQETGNLVKALRAPTVRGQWGELTLKRVAELAGMVDHCDFVEQLSVTGDEGRFRPDMVVQLPGGRQIIVDAKTVLSAYLDAHEAQDEAQQLEALRRHSAQVKSRMDELSLKAYWTQFDRAPEFVVLFLPGEQFLGAALDHNPRLIEEGFANGIVLATPATLIALLRAVSYGWRQERMTAHAEEAGRLGKELYERMAVLAEHMNDVGQALGKSVSAYNRAVGSLETRILPAARRFKELGVSSDRDIPVLGPTEVVPRKTLPFDIE from the coding sequence ATGGATCAATCACTAGCCGGCATGATTCCCCTGGCCATCGGTTTCGGGGCAGGACTGCTCCTGGGCGGTGTGTTTGCGGGCCTATGGATCACGAGTCGCCTACGGCCTCAGGCGCAGCGGGCGGAGGCGATGGTGGACGAGCTCCGCAGGCAAGTGGAGCAAGAACGAGGCGCGATAGCCTCTCTCCGCCACGAATTGTCCGATGCGCAACAAGCGCGGGTCACCGCGGAAACTAGAATAGAGGACGCTTCGCGCCAGCTCGCAGACCAGAAACTCCTCATCGATCACACGCGTCAGGAACTCGTGGGATCGTTCCAAGCTCTGTCCGGCGAAGCGCTGAAGCAAAATAACGAGGCATTCTTGAAGCTCGCCGCCGTCTCGTTTGAATCGCTTCAGATCAAGGCGGAAGGGGACTTAGCTCAACGGCAGCATGCCGTCGATGCGCTGGTCCGCCCCCTTCAAGAATCCCTGCAACGCTATGATGAACAGTTGCGCTTGTTGGAGCAATCTCGGCAGTCGGCCTACGGTGGATTGGATCAACATTTGAAGTTATTAGCGGAATCACAGCAACGGTTGCAGCAGGAGACTGGAAATCTGGTGAAAGCCTTGCGGGCTCCGACCGTGCGAGGTCAATGGGGTGAGCTGACATTGAAGCGAGTGGCTGAACTCGCGGGCATGGTGGACCATTGCGATTTCGTCGAGCAACTCTCCGTGACCGGCGACGAAGGGCGTTTCCGGCCCGATATGGTCGTGCAATTGCCCGGAGGACGCCAGATTATCGTGGATGCGAAGACCGTGCTGTCGGCCTACCTCGATGCCCACGAAGCCCAGGACGAGGCCCAGCAGCTGGAGGCCTTGCGCCGCCACTCCGCCCAGGTCAAGAGCCGCATGGACGAGTTGTCGCTGAAAGCATACTGGACTCAGTTCGATCGCGCGCCGGAGTTTGTCGTGCTGTTTCTTCCAGGTGAGCAATTTCTCGGGGCAGCGCTGGACCACAATCCCCGTCTTATCGAAGAGGGGTTTGCAAACGGAATCGTGTTGGCAACTCCGGCGACGCTCATCGCGTTACTCCGTGCCGTCTCGTACGGCTGGCGTCAAGAACGCATGACCGCCCATGCGGAAGAAGCCGGCCGATTGGGAAAAGAACTGTATGAGCGCATGGCGGTGCTGGCGGAACATATGAACGATGTCGGCCAGGCCCTCGGCAAAAGCGTGTCGGCGTACAACCGAGCCGTCGGTTCTCTTGAAACACGCATTCTTCCCGCGGCCCGGCGCTTCAAAGAATTGGGGGTCTCGTCGGATCGCGACATCCCGGTGTTGGGGCCGACGGAAGTGGTTCCACGCAAAACCCTGCCGTTTGATATCGAATGA
- a CDS encoding PilZ domain-containing protein, whose product MRDPHCPSCGTPFVRVVYDEGTVERIFNRLRMFSFRCQLCTARFRVYRNPPPSRPSASDRRQYKRLPVSFRANLLAENAMRMDNRVTDISMGGCTLETTTTLPQGSFIELVIKPASDEEPIKIETAVVCSSRPESMGIRFLEMVRDDKDRLSQVILSLLVGQSLHSNLLS is encoded by the coding sequence ATGAGAGATCCACACTGCCCAAGTTGCGGAACTCCCTTCGTCCGAGTCGTCTATGACGAGGGAACCGTCGAGCGAATCTTCAATCGCCTCAGAATGTTCTCATTCCGGTGCCAACTCTGCACGGCGCGCTTCCGTGTCTATCGCAATCCGCCCCCGAGCCGACCCTCCGCCTCGGATCGCCGACAATACAAACGCTTACCCGTGTCGTTTCGGGCCAACCTGCTCGCAGAGAACGCCATGAGGATGGACAATCGCGTGACGGATATCTCCATGGGAGGCTGTACGCTGGAGACGACGACCACCTTGCCTCAAGGCTCGTTTATCGAGCTGGTCATCAAACCGGCTTCCGACGAAGAACCCATTAAGATCGAGACGGCTGTGGTGTGTTCTTCGCGACCGGAATCGATGGGCATCAGGTTCCTTGAAATGGTGAGGGATGACAAGGACCGCCTCAGTCAGGTGATCCTCAGCTTACTGGTCGGACAAAGCCTCCACTCGAATCTTCTTTCCTGA
- a CDS encoding type II toxin-antitoxin system VapC family toxin, translating to MYYWDTSALVKLFIREIGTDDALALRADAPPHATATIAYTETFSAFRRRVREAALKAPHYHEVVRRFVQEWPAYVRINLDERILERSRTLLERYPLRTLDAIHLASAIELQEQLDEPSMLISADAQLLRAAMAERLETKRILL from the coding sequence GTGTATTATTGGGACACCAGCGCACTCGTGAAACTATTCATCCGGGAAATTGGAACAGACGACGCGCTCGCCCTGCGAGCTGACGCGCCGCCTCATGCCACCGCTACCATCGCCTACACCGAAACTTTTTCGGCGTTTCGCAGGCGCGTCCGGGAAGCCGCGTTGAAAGCACCTCACTACCATGAAGTCGTTCGCCGGTTCGTACAGGAGTGGCCTGCCTACGTCAGGATCAACTTGGACGAACGTATCCTTGAACGATCCAGAACACTACTCGAACGATACCCGCTCCGCACCCTCGACGCCATTCATCTCGCGTCAGCCATCGAGCTGCAAGAGCAGCTAGACGAACCATCGATGCTGATCTCCGCCGACGCCCAACTCCTCAGAGCAGCGATGGCCGAACGTCTTGAAACGAAACGTATCCTGTTGTGA
- a CDS encoding type II toxin-antitoxin system Phd/YefM family antitoxin, with protein MMSQVGVKELKNRLTHYLRRTQKGEEIVVTDRGRPIALLQQIEAGKPGTREARLAQLAALGKIIPPTDVPSKRLKPLVYQGPSVGRAVIDDREER; from the coding sequence ATGATGAGCCAGGTCGGCGTTAAAGAACTCAAAAACCGCCTGACGCACTATCTTCGCCGAACGCAGAAGGGTGAAGAAATCGTCGTCACCGACCGGGGACGGCCGATCGCGCTACTCCAACAGATCGAGGCCGGAAAGCCCGGGACACGCGAGGCGCGGTTGGCGCAACTCGCTGCGCTCGGCAAGATCATTCCGCCGACAGACGTGCCAAGCAAGCGACTGAAACCACTCGTCTATCAAGGCCCATCGGTTGGGCGGGCGGTTATCGACGACCGTGAAGAACGGTAA
- a CDS encoding type II toxin-antitoxin system VapC family toxin: MSALAERTLRSLTAPMISDLTMVELTSAVSRKIREKTFSREEGARILTLFETHLDEGYYRMVPVRTRDYRMARSWLAQLQGTLRTLDALHLAVAESAGTH, encoded by the coding sequence ATCAGCGCCCTTGCGGAGCGGACATTGCGAAGCCTGACCGCGCCGATGATCAGCGACCTAACGATGGTGGAACTGACCTCCGCCGTTTCACGAAAGATAAGAGAGAAAACCTTCTCTCGCGAAGAAGGCGCCCGCATCCTGACACTATTCGAGACCCACCTGGATGAGGGATACTACCGCATGGTACCTGTACGAACACGCGACTACCGGATGGCCAGATCGTGGCTGGCCCAATTGCAGGGCACCCTCCGCACACTCGACGCCCTACATCTGGCAGTGGCTGAATCCGCCGGAACCCATTAA
- a CDS encoding TonB-dependent receptor plug domain-containing protein, which yields MFPPALVAITISLLIWSGSCLASDTSPIPRTSSLTEAALREEALYLQEETVVTAIRREQPISQSPSNLHVITEEDIRLSGATDIPTLLRRVPGMEVMQMTAGEFNVSARGDNQQRANKLLVLVDGRSVYIDRQGLAPWTELPITFPEIKRIEVLKGPASAIYGFNAFDGVVNIITKSGAEMAGTTLQTGYGELGTLRSAGIQAGTIGKKFDYRLSIGRDQQQQWRDRSALGYRVHRFNGQAIYSIDSDSSIKFAGGLADTNRFDFASADFLYLNTPSTYAYSEVLYERPNFFLRFNWQGNETTTDSEPLASLAGLIAVTDKFGRSRGVPYNGHTYNAELQHTIELNPAHRLILGGNYRRNTISGTQLTENGHEDRFGVYLQDDWRFTAKLTLNAGIRMDLHNELNPTYSPRVALIYSPIPNHTIRLSGSVAYRSPTLVETFQEIPTTITLFGFSNTSTLFGNKNLAPEQIVSYEAGYQGWYFAHRVRLRADVFYNRLSDLIVPIEINASGSGLYLNQGQVDIYGGEAGVEILATTWLRGFANFAYQEIVDQTSIDLRGQRGAPRIKINAGLQGNWNNGLTGELAIHHVHSALYPVEQNFHTFAGLGLIPPSAVPNSRVGHYTLLNLRCGYRFWHDRAEAAISVFNALNERHQEHPLADVLGSRVMGWLTLKL from the coding sequence ATGTTTCCACCAGCCCTGGTTGCGATCACCATATCTCTGCTCATCTGGAGCGGTTCTTGCCTGGCTTCAGATACTTCCCCTATCCCTCGCACCTCGTCGTTGACGGAAGCCGCCTTGAGAGAGGAAGCGCTCTATCTCCAGGAGGAGACTGTGGTAACCGCCATCCGCCGCGAACAGCCGATTTCCCAATCACCGTCCAATCTCCATGTCATCACGGAAGAGGATATCCGCCTCTCCGGAGCCACCGACATTCCCACGCTGTTGCGCCGCGTGCCGGGGATGGAAGTGATGCAGATGACGGCTGGAGAGTTCAACGTGAGTGCGCGAGGCGACAATCAGCAGCGGGCGAACAAGCTTCTGGTACTGGTGGATGGTCGATCGGTTTACATTGACCGACAAGGCCTAGCACCCTGGACGGAATTGCCTATTACGTTTCCGGAGATTAAACGCATCGAGGTTTTGAAAGGCCCGGCTTCAGCCATCTACGGATTCAACGCGTTTGATGGAGTCGTGAACATCATCACCAAGTCGGGAGCTGAGATGGCCGGAACCACCCTCCAAACCGGGTATGGTGAACTCGGGACCCTGCGAAGCGCTGGCATCCAAGCCGGCACCATTGGAAAAAAATTCGACTATCGACTCTCAATCGGCCGCGACCAACAGCAGCAGTGGCGAGATAGGAGTGCGCTCGGTTACCGCGTTCATCGTTTCAATGGACAAGCCATCTATAGCATTGACAGCGACTCGTCCATCAAGTTTGCCGGCGGCCTCGCCGACACAAACCGTTTCGACTTTGCATCTGCGGATTTTCTATACCTCAATACACCATCCACCTATGCATACAGCGAAGTATTGTACGAGCGACCTAATTTCTTTTTGCGATTCAATTGGCAAGGAAATGAGACCACGACTGACAGCGAACCATTGGCGTCGCTTGCAGGACTCATCGCAGTAACCGATAAATTCGGCCGCTCGCGGGGAGTCCCCTATAACGGTCATACCTACAATGCCGAATTGCAACATACGATCGAACTCAACCCTGCTCATCGGCTGATCCTCGGAGGAAACTATAGACGGAATACCATTTCTGGAACCCAACTTACGGAAAACGGCCATGAGGATCGGTTTGGCGTTTACTTGCAGGATGACTGGCGCTTCACTGCGAAGCTGACGCTTAACGCGGGCATTCGTATGGACTTGCACAATGAACTGAATCCCACCTACAGCCCGCGCGTCGCCCTGATCTATTCGCCGATCCCAAATCATACGATTCGACTTTCAGGATCTGTCGCATACCGCAGTCCCACGCTCGTAGAGACCTTCCAAGAGATCCCAACGACGATCACCCTGTTTGGATTCAGCAATACAAGCACACTGTTCGGCAACAAGAACCTGGCGCCGGAACAGATCGTCTCCTATGAGGCCGGTTATCAGGGATGGTATTTTGCCCATCGAGTCCGGCTACGGGCTGATGTCTTTTACAATCGTCTGTCGGATCTCATCGTTCCGATTGAAATTAATGCGAGTGGCAGCGGACTCTATTTGAACCAGGGACAGGTGGATATCTATGGGGGCGAAGCCGGCGTCGAGATTCTTGCCACAACTTGGTTGCGTGGGTTTGCCAATTTTGCCTACCAGGAGATAGTAGATCAAACGTCTATCGACCTTCGGGGTCAGCGTGGAGCCCCGCGGATCAAGATTAACGCAGGGCTCCAAGGCAATTGGAACAATGGGCTCACTGGCGAATTGGCGATTCACCATGTGCATTCAGCACTCTATCCAGTGGAGCAAAACTTCCACACCTTCGCGGGCCTCGGTCTGATTCCGCCGAGTGCCGTCCCTAATAGCCGGGTTGGACACTATACCCTCCTCAACCTGCGTTGCGGTTACCGCTTCTGGCACGACCGCGCCGAGGCGGCGATCTCGGTCTTCAATGCTTTGAACGAACGCCACCAGGAACACCCGTTGGCCGACGTTCTCGGCAGCCGCGTGATGGGCTGGCTCACGCTCAAATTGTGA
- a CDS encoding HEPN domain-containing protein — MKDRVALARGWFRKADSDLADARRTTASEGPYDTACFHAQQAVEKYLKGVLAWRDLEIPRTHDLEELQRFCIQPEPWPELETCDLTDLTAYAVELRYDAEFWPPQPTAAEAVKLAEQVRACVFARMPPASDRNPRNPHSWSVSSLSG, encoded by the coding sequence ATGAAAGATAGGGTGGCTCTGGCTCGAGGATGGTTTCGGAAGGCTGACAGTGATCTTGCCGATGCGCGTCGCACCACAGCTAGTGAAGGTCCTTACGACACCGCGTGTTTCCATGCTCAGCAAGCTGTCGAGAAGTATTTGAAAGGTGTGCTCGCATGGAGAGATTTGGAGATTCCTCGAACGCACGACTTGGAGGAACTTCAGCGTTTCTGCATTCAGCCTGAACCGTGGCCGGAGCTTGAGACCTGTGACCTCACGGACTTGACTGCATATGCGGTTGAACTACGATATGATGCGGAATTCTGGCCACCGCAACCGACGGCCGCCGAGGCCGTCAAGTTGGCTGAGCAAGTGCGAGCCTGCGTGTTTGCTCGTATGCCGCCGGCATCCGACCGTAATCCTCGCAATCCACATTCGTGGTCCGTTTCCAGCCTGTCGGGATAG
- a CDS encoding type II toxin-antitoxin system Phd/YefM family antitoxin, which produces MGIVNVKETRRQLKTLLDRVEAGETIIIAHHGAVVAKLMPPAKRPKRLPSLAALRRTIRPKGRSLSSTVQQARTEERA; this is translated from the coding sequence ATGGGAATCGTTAACGTGAAAGAAACCAGGCGCCAGCTCAAGACATTGCTCGACCGTGTCGAGGCGGGCGAGACTATCATCATTGCCCACCATGGAGCCGTGGTCGCCAAATTGATGCCACCGGCGAAACGTCCCAAACGCCTGCCGTCACTGGCGGCCCTCCGTCGCACGATCAGACCGAAAGGTCGCTCATTAAGCAGCACCGTCCAGCAGGCCAGGACTGAAGAACGCGCGTGA
- a CDS encoding pyrophosphohydrolase domain-containing protein, with the protein MTDEQAMVEAFHSKFEIVVQTTPRDVSAETKHLRIRLIQEEFDELKEAMASGNLAAVAKEMADLLYVTYGTAVSYGIDMEPVFQEVHRSNLSKVGGYKRADGKWVKPPTYSPADIEPIVEVQREQPQAERLSMHDAAGVSRSS; encoded by the coding sequence ATGACCGACGAACAAGCCATGGTCGAAGCATTTCATAGCAAGTTCGAGATCGTCGTCCAGACCACCCCGCGTGATGTGAGTGCGGAGACGAAACACCTTCGCATTCGGCTCATTCAGGAAGAGTTCGACGAATTGAAGGAAGCCATGGCCTCCGGAAATCTCGCCGCGGTCGCCAAAGAAATGGCCGATCTCCTGTATGTGACCTATGGAACCGCCGTGTCCTACGGGATCGACATGGAACCGGTATTTCAGGAAGTGCACCGGTCGAATCTAAGCAAAGTCGGTGGCTACAAGCGGGCGGATGGGAAATGGGTGAAGCCTCCCACCTACTCGCCGGCCGATATCGAACCGATTGTAGAGGTCCAGCGGGAGCAACCGCAGGCGGAGCGGCTATCGATGCATGATGCCGCCGGTGTATCCCGGAGTTCATGA
- a CDS encoding DUF7948 domain-containing protein, producing the protein MSAAPALSANPRLTATVLNAPIRFEANHGQTDPSVNFIARGGGYTLFLTPNESVMVLSTREASSVKGEAESDPTHFIGQESQKYKHSVVRMKLEGANPEPVVNGMEQLPGIVNYFIGNDPVKWRTKIPTYAKVNYREVYPGIDVAYYGNQGKLEYDFIVSPGADPNQIKLAFEGVSEIKVAESGDILLATALGDVRVQKPIVYQFEKDGHKTLVAGNYVLQPSLSTSSQGADTGKGTLPASHEVGIQLAVYDHDKTLVIDPVLTYSSYLGGALGEESRNRAIAADPSGNAYITGSTASTDFPIAGTPFQTVSAGFNAFITKVNPTGSALVYSTYLGGLGNTIAFDLDVDAAGNVYLAGSTASPNFPVTPGSMQTVRGSTTDAFVTKINSSGSGLLYSTFLGGNGDEVGTSIAIDSSGKAFVGGWTVSTNFPSAGVSPFQSTLAGGRDAFWAVLNPAGNGLIQSTYYGGILNDEANGIAVDSVGNVYITGTTSSANLFGVNAASLQPSIGGGQDAFVASFNTGTNTLVYSTYLGGSGNDGGTDIVVNGSGDCYVTGSTRSSNFPIAGSPAQPVLGGNADTFVFKLNSAGSSLVYSTFLGGAGDDFGSGIAVDSAGNAYVSGGTRSLTWPGTSGSPIQPSNAGSADAFVTKLSATGTAVIFSTFLGGSLDDNARGIALDGNGNVLVAGDTKSSNFHTQSPYQAAFGGSADAWVAKISDKPLAHAGSDQSVPESTLVTLDGAGSTGGSLTYIWTQVAGPSVALGGASTAHPTFAAPNVPAAGGTVTLELVVCEGTSSNCSDPDTVNVHITDVNHPPVAQAGPDQTVQEGSPVILDGTASYDPDIETLTYTWLQVFGPSVTLASSHTATPSFTAPSVGTSGAQVDFELIVTDPRGLNHSDFDSVRISNVNQPPTANAGPDQTKNEQTLVTLDGSGSLDPDLDGLSYSWTQTGGPSVLLTGANTTSPTFTAPNVAAGGAFLTFQLTVHDGHVSSAVDTVQVAVVNVNDPPVCTLAQASPNLLWPPNHTMTQVSIVGLTDPQNQTLTITYPTVKQDEPINGLGDGDTSPDAAVSGNDILLRAERAGSGNGRVYVVQFTATNADGAHCSGTVKVTVPHNKKDQAIQGPQLHNSFGQ; encoded by the coding sequence ATGAGTGCGGCGCCAGCTCTCAGTGCGAACCCACGGTTGACCGCGACCGTGCTCAATGCCCCGATACGCTTTGAAGCGAATCATGGACAAACCGATCCCAGCGTGAATTTCATCGCCCGCGGCGGCGGCTATACGTTGTTTCTCACTCCGAATGAATCGGTCATGGTGCTAAGCACACGTGAAGCGTCAAGCGTGAAGGGTGAAGCGGAGTCTGACCCGACACATTTCATTGGACAGGAGTCGCAGAAGTATAAGCACAGCGTCGTGCGGATGAAGTTGGAAGGCGCCAATCCTGAGCCAGTTGTCAACGGCATGGAGCAATTGCCGGGGATCGTGAACTATTTCATCGGCAACGATCCGGTCAAGTGGCGGACGAAGATTCCCACCTACGCGAAGGTGAACTATCGAGAGGTCTACCCCGGCATCGATGTGGCCTACTACGGCAACCAAGGCAAGCTGGAATATGATTTCATTGTGTCGCCTGGTGCCGATCCGAACCAGATCAAGCTGGCCTTCGAGGGGGTGTCGGAGATCAAAGTCGCCGAGAGCGGCGACATATTGCTAGCAACGGCGCTCGGAGACGTGCGGGTGCAAAAGCCGATCGTGTATCAGTTTGAAAAAGATGGGCACAAGACTTTGGTGGCGGGGAATTATGTTCTTCAGCCTAGCCTCTCCACGTCCTCACAGGGTGCGGACACAGGTAAAGGTACGCTTCCCGCTTCACACGAAGTCGGCATTCAACTTGCGGTTTACGATCATGACAAGACGCTCGTGATAGATCCGGTCCTAACCTATTCCAGCTATCTCGGTGGTGCCTTGGGTGAGGAGAGTAGGAATCGAGCTATTGCAGCTGATCCATCAGGTAATGCCTATATCACAGGAAGCACGGCTTCGACGGATTTTCCAATCGCAGGCACTCCTTTTCAGACGGTATCAGCAGGATTTAACGCTTTCATAACAAAGGTCAACCCGACCGGTTCTGCCTTAGTCTATTCGACATATTTAGGTGGACTAGGCAATACCATAGCATTTGATCTTGATGTAGATGCGGCGGGGAATGTGTATCTAGCCGGATCGACAGCCTCACCTAATTTTCCCGTGACACCCGGTAGTATGCAAACTGTAAGAGGCAGTACTACAGACGCGTTTGTTACTAAAATCAATTCATCGGGATCAGGACTTCTGTATTCGACCTTTCTCGGAGGTAATGGGGATGAGGTCGGTACATCAATAGCGATAGATTCCTCTGGTAAAGCTTTCGTCGGCGGATGGACCGTTTCGACGAATTTCCCTAGTGCTGGTGTGAGCCCATTTCAATCAACGCTGGCAGGCGGGCGGGATGCATTCTGGGCCGTGCTCAATCCTGCTGGGAATGGCCTTATCCAGTCCACCTATTATGGGGGCATTCTCAATGACGAGGCCAATGGGATCGCGGTCGATTCAGTCGGTAACGTATACATCACCGGGACTACATCATCTGCCAACCTCTTTGGTGTAAACGCAGCTTCTCTTCAGCCTTCCATAGGCGGAGGACAGGATGCCTTTGTTGCTAGCTTCAATACCGGTACAAACACGTTAGTGTATTCGACATACTTGGGAGGAAGTGGAAACGATGGAGGGACTGATATCGTCGTGAACGGAAGCGGAGACTGTTATGTGACTGGTTCTACAAGGTCATCGAACTTTCCCATTGCTGGAAGCCCTGCGCAACCCGTCTTGGGCGGGAATGCAGATACCTTTGTATTTAAGCTGAATAGCGCTGGCTCAAGCCTTGTCTATTCCACATTCCTTGGTGGCGCAGGTGACGACTTTGGCTCAGGCATTGCCGTGGATTCCGCAGGCAATGCCTATGTATCAGGTGGAACTCGATCTTTGACCTGGCCTGGTACTTCAGGTAGTCCAATTCAACCAAGTAACGCTGGATCTGCAGACGCTTTTGTAACCAAGTTAAGTGCGACCGGAACTGCTGTTATTTTTTCCACCTTTCTTGGTGGCAGTCTTGATGACAATGCTCGAGGCATAGCCCTTGACGGGAATGGAAATGTCCTTGTGGCAGGTGACACAAAGTCATCTAATTTCCACACCCAGTCGCCCTACCAAGCTGCATTTGGCGGAAGTGCTGATGCATGGGTCGCAAAAATATCCGACAAGCCCCTCGCCCACGCTGGGTCGGATCAATCCGTACCTGAAAGCACGCTTGTGACATTAGATGGGGCAGGTTCGACAGGCGGGTCCTTGACCTATATTTGGACCCAAGTGGCAGGGCCTTCAGTGGCGCTTGGCGGCGCGTCCACGGCGCATCCCACTTTTGCAGCACCGAACGTGCCCGCCGCCGGGGGAACCGTCACCTTGGAGTTGGTTGTCTGTGAAGGCACCAGCAGCAACTGCAGCGACCCCGATACGGTGAACGTGCATATCACCGATGTGAACCATCCGCCGGTGGCGCAGGCCGGGCCGGATCAGACAGTGCAGGAAGGTAGTCCGGTGATATTGGATGGGACAGCCAGCTACGATCCGGACATCGAGACGCTGACCTATACCTGGCTCCAGGTGTTCGGCCCGTCAGTGACTCTGGCCTCTTCCCACACCGCGACGCCCAGCTTTACCGCACCGTCTGTCGGAACCAGTGGGGCACAGGTGGACTTTGAACTCATCGTCACCGATCCCCGTGGGCTGAATCACTCGGACTTCGACAGTGTCCGCATCAGCAATGTCAATCAGCCTCCGACCGCCAATGCGGGGCCGGATCAAACAAAGAATGAACAGACGCTGGTGACCTTGGATGGAAGCGGCAGCCTCGATCCCGATCTCGATGGGTTGAGCTACAGTTGGACCCAGACCGGAGGACCATCCGTACTGCTCACCGGCGCGAATACCACGAGTCCGACCTTTACTGCGCCGAACGTGGCCGCCGGCGGCGCCTTCTTGACCTTCCAGCTCACGGTTCACGACGGGCACGTCAGCAGTGCTGTCGATACGGTGCAGGTGGCGGTGGTGAACGTGAATGATCCACCGGTCTGCACCCTGGCCCAGGCGAGCCCAAATCTTCTGTGGCCGCCGAATCACACCATGACCCAGGTCAGCATTGTCGGGCTGACGGACCCGCAAAACCAGACGCTCACGATCACCTATCCGACGGTGAAGCAGGATGAGCCGATCAATGGGCTGGGCGACGGCGACACGAGCCCGGACGCCGCCGTCTCGGGAAACGACATCCTGCTACGCGCAGAACGAGCTGGATCCGGGAATGGCCGAGTATACGTCGTGCAGTTCACGGCGACAAATGCCGATGGCGCACATTGCAGCGGCACCGTCAAGGTTACCGTGCCCCACAATAAGAAGGACCAGGCGATCCAAGGTCCGCAGCTTCACAACTCCTTCGGGCAGTAG